Below is a window of Longimicrobiaceae bacterium DNA.
TCACCAGGCCCACCGGCATCACGGCGTTCACGCTCTCCTTGCCGGTGCTGGTCTTGATGAAGTCCGAGCCCGCCATCATGCACACCAGCGACGCGCGGGCCACGTTGCGCAGCGTGGCCAGCTCGCCCGTGGCCAGGATCGCCTTCATGTGCGCCGGGCCGCAGGCCTCGCGGAACGCTCGCACCTCGTCGTACAGCGCCTCCCAGTTGCCGGTGAGCACGTGGGCGCGCGTGACCACGATGTCGATCTCCTCCGCCCCCGCCTCTACCGAAGCGCGGATCTCCTCCACGCGCTGCGGGAAGGGCGACAGGCCGGCCGGGAAGCCGGTGGATACGGCGGCCACGGGAATACCGGAGCCGCGCAGCGCATCGACCGCCGTGGGCACCATCGCGTGGTACACGCAGACGGCGGCGGTGCGGATGGGCAGCTCGGTCGCACCCAGCGCCTCCAGCAGGTCCGGCCGCACGGGCTGGCGGGCCTTGGCGCACAGACGGCGCACGTTGCCCGGCGTGTCGTCGCCCGAGAGCGTGGTCAGGTCCATCAGGGTGATGGCGCGCAGCAGCCAGGCGGCCTGCCACTGCTTCTTCACCGTGCGCCGCGTGCCGATGGTGCCGGCGCGGCGCTCCACCGCGCTGCGGTTCACCTTCACGTCGGCCACCCAGTCCAAATCCAGGGACGTGCCGGGGTTGCGGCCCTCCTCGTGGGCGGTGCCGATGTCGGGCGTGCGCGAAGGGACGGCGACGAGCTGCTTCTGGCGGGTGCTGGACATGCCGGTGCTTCCTGTTGAACCGCCGCCGCGGGGGAGCGTTCGCGCCCCGGCGCCGCGCGGGCCGGATGGACGTGGTGGTGCACGGAACAAGATAGACGAATCCCCCGCCCGCCGCCATTCCCGTGCCCACCCGCCAAGGCGGTCCGCCCGGCATCCCCGCGACCGGGTTGGTCGAGGCGGGCGAAGGCCCGCAGCGCATCCGCACGGAACGGCGGCACCCCATCTCCGGAGAGGCGAAAGGATGTCTGGGCACGGACGGCCTCCATACATCTCCCGACACACACAGGCCTGCCGTTCCGGGGTCCGCTCCACACCTCCGTCCGTCCCCGCGCATCAGCCGACGGTGCGCCGCGGCGGGAACGTGAAGGGGCGCCGTTCTTGCTAAACGCAGACGGGAACCGGCCCTGCGCCGGCCGCATCCACACGGGCACACCGCGCACGCACCATGACCGGAAGCTACAACCCGGCGCTGGTCGCCGTCTCCGTCTTCATCGCCATCCTGGCGTCGTTCGCGGCGCTGGCGCTGGCGTCGCGCGTCACGGCGGCGCACGGGCGGCTGCGCGCGGCGTGGCTGGCCGGCGGCAGCGTGGTGATGGGCACCGGCATGTGGAGCATGCACTTCGTGGGGATGCTCGCGTACCGGATGCCCGTGCCCACGGCGTACGGCGTGCCCATGCTCATCGTCTCGGCCGGCGCGCCAACGCTGGCGTCGCTGCTCGGGCTGTGGGCCATGGCGCGCCCCAAGCCCGGCCGCGCCGGCGTAGCCATCGCGGGTGTGCTGATGGGCGGGGCGATGGGGGCGATGCACTACCTGGGCATGGCCGCCATGCAGGTCCCCGCGCGCATCGGCTACGATGCCGGCCGCGTGGCGCTGTCCGGCGCGATCGCGATCGGCGCCTCCGTTGCCGCCATCGCGCTGGGCATCCGCTTCCGCGAGGACTCCACCGCCGCCGGGCGCTGGTACAAGTCGGCCGCGGCCGTGGTGATGGGCCTCGCCATGGCGGGGATGCACTACACGGCCATGTCGGCAGCGCGCTTCACGCGCCAGGGCACGTCCATGCGCGTGGCGCAGGACCACGTGCTCCAGACCGAGGGCCTGGCGGGCGCCGTCTCCATCGCCACGGTGGTGCTGCTGTGCATCGCCCTGCTGGGCGCGCTTGTGGACCGCCGGATGCGCGCCCGCACCGCCGAGACGGAGGCGCTGCGCCGCAGCAAGGAGCGCTTCCGCTCGCTCGTGCTCGCCAGCGCGCAGATCGTGTGGATGGCCGACGCGGACGGCGGCTTCGCGGGCGAGCAGCGCGACTGGGGCACCTTCACCGGCACCCCGGCCGAGGTGTACGCCGGCCACGGCTGGCTGGACGCGGTGCACCCGGACGACCGCGCCGAGACCGCGGCCGAGTGGCGCGCGGCGCTGGAGAGCCGCGGCACCTTCCAGCGCGAGCTGCGGCTGCGGCGCTTCGACGGCGAGTACCGGCACATGCTCGTGCGCGGCGTGCCCGTGCTGGAGCCGGACGGCTCCGTGCGCGAGTGGATGGGCGCGGTGAGCGACGTGACCGACCGCGTGCGCGAGCAGCAGGGCCGCGACTTCCTGGTCGAAGCCAGCCGCGTGCTGGCCTCGTCGCTGGACTACGAGACCACGCTCACCGCCGTGGCGAGCCTGGC
It encodes the following:
- the deoC gene encoding deoxyribose-phosphate aldolase, encoding MSSTRQKQLVAVPSRTPDIGTAHEEGRNPGTSLDLDWVADVKVNRSAVERRAGTIGTRRTVKKQWQAAWLLRAITLMDLTTLSGDDTPGNVRRLCAKARQPVRPDLLEALGATELPIRTAAVCVYHAMVPTAVDALRGSGIPVAAVSTGFPAGLSPFPQRVEEIRASVEAGAEEIDIVVTRAHVLTGNWEALYDEVRAFREACGPAHMKAILATGELATLRNVARASLVCMMAGSDFIKTSTGKESVNAVMPVGLVMSRCIREYLERTGHKVGFKPAGGIRTAKQSLEWLMMMKEELGNDWLRPELFRFGASSLLGDIERQLEHHVTGRYSAAHRHPMA